The stretch of DNA GTGAGTTTACAACTCCCGGAAACTACACAGTTAATCTGACTGCAAGCAATGCAAACGGTACAAATTCAAAATTAGCTACAATAACTGTTACTGAGAACCCTGAACCAGTTCTTCCTGTAGCTAATTTCAGTACTAATGTCAGTGAAGGTTATGCTCCTTTAGTTGTCCAGTTTAACGACAGTTCGAAAAATGCAACTGGATGGCATTGGGATTTTGGCGATGGAGCTAACTCAACCGAGAAAAATCCAATGCATATTTACACAGTAGCAGGAACTTATACTGTAAATCTAACAGCTAGCAATGAATACGGCATGAATTCAACGTCAGTTATAATCAACGTTTTTGAGAATATGCCTTTCCCAGGTTACACTAATCCACCAAAAGATATCGACCATGATGGTTTCTATGAGGACATCAATGGAGACGGAAACGTGGATTTTGATGATGTGGTGGCATACTATACTAACATGTATTGGATGAAAACAAATGTTCCTGTTGCTCTTTTTGATTATAATAATAACAATATCATTGATTTTGATGATGTTGTAATACTTTATAAGATATCTAAGGAAGGATGAATCTATGAATAAGCTGTATAGAGTTTTAGTCTTTCTGGTCTTTTTTGGACTAGGGATACCATGTGCATCGGCAGCAAACATCACGTCGTTTATTCCTCAAACAGTTCAGATGGACATGGGTTCTTCTCAGGAAGTCCAGATTGTAATGGATGAAGTTCCTGCCGGACTGGCAGGTTTCAACATTACAATTTCGGTTTCAGATCCGGAAATTGCGGAAATAACTGAGGTTTCGTTTCCTGATTGGAACTTGATACCGGAGAACTCCACAGTTCCTTCAAGTTCTGTTTGGATAAGAGGTATTGACCTTGGAGAAACAGTTAACTCCAACGACGTCAATGTTTCGCTTGGAAACATTACTATAACCGGAAAACAGGCAGGTACTGCAGGTCTAAACATACAGCCAGAATTGATAACTGCTGATGGTGGCAGTACAATAAATTCAGTTGTAAATCCAGGTGAAATAAATGTATTAGATATAGAATCAGATACAGAATTTCCTATAATTAATTCTGTTGATCTCGATGACTATACACCTAACACTGGTAATTCTATCCTTGTGACTGTCGATACAACTGACAATGTTGGAGTCAGTGAGGTAAAGGCAAACGATGTTTCACTTGTTCATCAGAGTGGAAATATCTGGAGTGGAAGCATTGTAGCAGTTGAAGGTACTCATTCTGTAAATGTATCCTCTGAGGATGCAGCAGGTAATGTTGCCTGGAACAATGATACTTCCTACACAGCTACAACACCAGAACTACCAGATACAGAATTTCCTGTAATTAATTCTGTTGATCTCGATGACTATACACCTAACACTGGTAATTCTATCCTTGTGACTGTCGATACAACTGACAATGTTGGAGTCAGTGAGGTAAAAGCAAACGATGTTTCACTTGTTCATCAGAGTGGAAATATCTGGAGTGGAAGCATTGTAGCAGTTGAAGGTACTCATTCTGTAAATGTATCCTCTGAGGATGCAGCAGGTAATGTTGCCTGGAACAATGATACTTCCTACACAGCTACAACACCAGAACTACCAGATACAGAATTTCCTGTAATTAATTCTGTTGATCTCGATGACTATACACCTAACACTGGTAATTCTATCCTTGTGACTGTCGATACAACTGACAATGTTGGAGTCAGTGAGGTAAAGGCAAACGATGTTTCACTTGTTCATCAGAGTGGAAATATCTGGAGTGGAAGCATTGTAGCAGTTGAAGGTACTCATTCTGTAAATGTATCCTCTGAGGATGCAGCAGGTAATGTTGCCTGGAACAATGATACTTCCTACACAGCTACGACACCAGATCCAACAAGCAGTGAAGGTGAACTGCAACTCTGGACATTTGACGCAGGCAAAGTAAGCGATATTCCAGATAACATTTACACGGCTAATCCAATTAATTCCACCTCAAACGTGAGTCTTGCGTACAATTCTACATTAGGGTCCATTGACTCTAGCTGTTGGAATAATGATAGTGGTGAAACTTATATCACAGGTGCGTATCCTGCTGTTAACGAAAACCTGACATTTACAATAGGAGTTGACTCCAGTTCAGAATGGTCATACGGGTACATCCATACTTCAGTTGCCAATCTTGGTATCAGACATGCTTTAGATGGCAGTTATTGGGTGAAGTCTTACTGGACGAGTGATAATGGAAGTCAGTTAAACTCTAGTTTCCAGATTCCTGCAAGTTCAGTTGTCAAAAATAAAGTTACGGTTAGTATCCACAGTAACGACTCAACTCGTACGAATGTCGTCACTGCTGGGTCTGGAATGTCCGTCACTACTCCTTATACAACAGAGAAAACACGAAAACTACCCTATACAAATGTAATTCAGCCTTTAATTTATCTGGATCTCTGGGCAAATAATGAAGGCGATTGGGTTAATATGCATCTCTACAACATAACTCAATCGATTCCAAGAGACATGATTACGCCATATGCGCGAAATGATATAATGGCATTTGGTTTTGACTATCCGAATGTTGCAAATAACCAGAATGGTACAGATCTCTTAATTTCTCGCAATCAAACTGCAAGTGTCTATGTTTCGGAGGCTAATCTGCTAAACTCTGATGATATTGATTATGATAACAGTCTGTTTGCTAATGGGTTTAAGGGATGTATACACTTCCATCCTGGACTTGCATCTGAGTCTCTCGAAGATGCCAAAAACACGATAGACACCCAAACTACGCTTATGGAGAATACTTTAGGTTTAACACCTGCTTCATGGAGTTCTACTGAGAATAACGATAATATAACACATGCAATTTATGTGTACAACAAGTATGGGTCACTGTACAGAAATGGTCCAATGGGTATGGACTTTATCCCTAATGTTAATACCCTCTCGAACGAGACATGGGACTGGTGGTCAGTGAGTTCAGCACACGGTGCAATCTCTCCATGCTTCACACATGAGACAGATAATTACCCAGCGGTTCAGTACTCAATAGATCCAGATCTGTTCAAGACTTTTGTGCTTAATCTGAATTCAAACGGTATTGACCTGGTTGATTTCTCAAAATGGTATTATAGCTCAATGGCACAGACTGCTACCACTGATGTTTTGCAATCTGATGAGAATAACCTAAAGTTCCAGCTAAACACAAGTGGTGGGTATTCAGTCAATATAAATGTGCGGACTACGATTTCTCCTTCGAGCCTGGATTGTGATGGTGTGTCGGTACCATTTGATCAGACATCTGACGGCATTCAGTTCATGAGTGTTGGCAATGGGACATACACTTTGAAAAATTCTATGCCAGTACGCCCTGTAGCTAATTTCAGTACCAATGTCAGTGAAGGTTATGCTCCTTTAATTGTCCAGTTTACTGATTTGTCCACAAATGCAGAATCAGTATCCTGGGACTTTGAAAATGATGGAGTTACTGACACTAATAAAAGTAATCCAGTTCATGAGTTTACAACTGCAGGAACCTATACAGTTAATCTGACTGCAAGCAATGCAAACGGTACAAATTCAAAGCTAGGTACAATTACTGTTACTGAGAACCCTGAATCAGTTCTTCCTGTGGCAAACTTCAGTACCAATGTCAGTGAAGGTTATGCTCCTTTAATTGTCCAGTTTACTGATTTGTCCACAAATGCAGAATCAGTATCCTGGGACTTTGAAAACGATGGAGTTACTGACACTAATAAAAGTAATCCAGTTCATGAGTTTACAACTGCAGGAACCTATACAGTTAATCTGACTGCAAGCAATGCAAACGGTACAAATTCAAAGCTAGGTACAATTACTGTTACTGAGAAACCTGAATCAGTTCTTCCTGTGGCAAACTTTACTGCAAGTCTTACTGTACAGTTCACTGACATATCTACCAACAATCCAACTCAATGGGAATGGAATTTTGGAGATGGAACTAGTTCAACTGAGCAGAATCCTGTACATGTATACGGTAGTGAGGGAACATATACGGTTACACTGGTTGCAACAAATGATGCTGGTTCCAGCTATGTAAGATCAATGGTTATTACCGTAACCCGCTTGATACCAGTTGCAAGCTTCACTGCAGATCCTACAGAAGGCTCTGCTCCATTGACTGTTCAATTCACTGATACATCCACCAACAGTCCAACTCAATGGAACTGGGACTTTGGAGATGGAAATACTTCAACCGAGCAGAACCCTGTGCATGTGTTCAGTGATGAGGGAATGTACAGTGTTACCCTGGTTGCAATAAATGGCGACGGTTCCAGCGATCCAAGATCAATGGATATTAAAGTAAATCGCATACCGACACCACCAGTTGTAAACTTCACCGCACAGCAGACAGGACCACTTACGGTTCAGTTTAACGATACATCCAGTAACAGTCCAACTCAATGGAACTGGGACTTTGGTGATGGTTCCACATCTACCGATGCAAACCCAGCACATACCTATGCTGTTGCAGGAACTTATACAGTTAACCTGACTGTAAGCAATGCAGATGGTTCTGATACCATAGGTAAGGCAATAACCGTTACTGGAACATCTGCTTCGCCAACAGCAAGATTTACATTGGCACCTCAGATTGGGCGTTCTCCTCTCACGGTTAAATTCACAGATAAATCTGTCAATGCAGCCTCAATAAAGTGGGACTTTGGCGATGGAACTACCTCTACCGAATCAAACCCAAGTCACACCTACACAACAGGATTCTACATTGTGAGATTAACTGCAACCAATGGCGACAAATCAAGTACTACAGCCAATATAGTAATAGTTGGAAGATGAGTCACCAGTCATGAAACTGAAGACCAGTGATAGCAATGGAATGACTGCAATAAAACCAGTGGAAGTTCCAGTTGCTTGTCTCAGTACCAGCTAACAACTGGAAAAACAGGAATAATGGGCTGGCTCACCAATAGGAGAGCATGAACAGCCCTACTTCCTGGCACTGGAACCTAGTAATGGAACGATTTTAACCATCCAGAATCTAAGGAGGTGTATTTAACTCTGAAAGTGAGAAGTCTTCTCCTTCAAAACCGAGCCTTGAGGCAAAGGATTCAGAGAGGAGTAATTCACACTGGAAAATATGGCTTATCTGACTGTAAAAAATAATGGTGACAATATACAAAATGATGCAGAACTTTATCTGTATTCTCAAAAAGCAATGGCAGGGAGGCTATGTCTGCCAGATAGGGTAAACCCAACCTATTGAGAAAGGTGGACTTAGAGTTCAGAGAGTAAACTATCATTCAGCTAAAGACCAGGGTTTTTATGCTTCTTCCTATAAACCAAAAAGTCTCCCTGCTAATTGTTAGATTTACAAGTGGGCTAGTTCATAAGGTTTGCCCATAGATGGATTTAGTTGTTTTTGCAATATTTTTCCAAGTAAAAGATTCTGCATATTCTTTAATTTTAAAAGTATCCCAGTTTTTATTTAGTGCTAACATTATAGTTTTTTCCAGTGCTTCTGAACTTGCAGGTTCGCATAATAATCCATAATCTTCAGAGGCTATAATCTCAGGAACTCCACCTACTTTTGTTCCTATAAACGGTTTTCCACACCCTATCGCTTCAAACATAACAATAGGATTTCCTTCTCCAAGGCTTGGTAGGACAAAGAAATCACTGGTGTTTATGTAAATAGGAATCTCATCATCAGGGATCCATCCCACCAATTTTATATAGTCTTCGAGTTTGAAGTCTTTTATCTGTTGTTCCAGAGTCTCTAATAGATAGCCTTTCCCTGCAATGATACAGTAAATGTCAGATCTGGTTTTTGCAATATTGCCAATTGCTTCAATAAGGTATTTGTGACCTTTTATATCGATTAAATT from Methanosarcina barkeri MS encodes:
- a CDS encoding PKD domain-containing protein, whose product is MNKLYRVLVFLVFFGLGIPCASAANITSFIPQTVQMDMGSSQEVQIVMDEVPAGLAGFNITISVSDPEIAEITEVSFPDWNLIPENSTVPSSSVWIRGIDLGETVNSNDVNVSLGNITITGKQAGTAGLNIQPELITADGGSTINSVVNPGEINVLDIESDTEFPIINSVDLDDYTPNTGNSILVTVDTTDNVGVSEVKANDVSLVHQSGNIWSGSIVAVEGTHSVNVSSEDAAGNVAWNNDTSYTATTPELPDTEFPVINSVDLDDYTPNTGNSILVTVDTTDNVGVSEVKANDVSLVHQSGNIWSGSIVAVEGTHSVNVSSEDAAGNVAWNNDTSYTATTPELPDTEFPVINSVDLDDYTPNTGNSILVTVDTTDNVGVSEVKANDVSLVHQSGNIWSGSIVAVEGTHSVNVSSEDAAGNVAWNNDTSYTATTPDPTSSEGELQLWTFDAGKVSDIPDNIYTANPINSTSNVSLAYNSTLGSIDSSCWNNDSGETYITGAYPAVNENLTFTIGVDSSSEWSYGYIHTSVANLGIRHALDGSYWVKSYWTSDNGSQLNSSFQIPASSVVKNKVTVSIHSNDSTRTNVVTAGSGMSVTTPYTTEKTRKLPYTNVIQPLIYLDLWANNEGDWVNMHLYNITQSIPRDMITPYARNDIMAFGFDYPNVANNQNGTDLLISRNQTASVYVSEANLLNSDDIDYDNSLFANGFKGCIHFHPGLASESLEDAKNTIDTQTTLMENTLGLTPASWSSTENNDNITHAIYVYNKYGSLYRNGPMGMDFIPNVNTLSNETWDWWSVSSAHGAISPCFTHETDNYPAVQYSIDPDLFKTFVLNLNSNGIDLVDFSKWYYSSMAQTATTDVLQSDENNLKFQLNTSGGYSVNINVRTTISPSSLDCDGVSVPFDQTSDGIQFMSVGNGTYTLKNSMPVRPVANFSTNVSEGYAPLIVQFTDLSTNAESVSWDFENDGVTDTNKSNPVHEFTTAGTYTVNLTASNANGTNSKLGTITVTENPESVLPVANFSTNVSEGYAPLIVQFTDLSTNAESVSWDFENDGVTDTNKSNPVHEFTTAGTYTVNLTASNANGTNSKLGTITVTEKPESVLPVANFTASLTVQFTDISTNNPTQWEWNFGDGTSSTEQNPVHVYGSEGTYTVTLVATNDAGSSYVRSMVITVTRLIPVASFTADPTEGSAPLTVQFTDTSTNSPTQWNWDFGDGNTSTEQNPVHVFSDEGMYSVTLVAINGDGSSDPRSMDIKVNRIPTPPVVNFTAQQTGPLTVQFNDTSSNSPTQWNWDFGDGSTSTDANPAHTYAVAGTYTVNLTVSNADGSDTIGKAITVTGTSASPTARFTLAPQIGRSPLTVKFTDKSVNAASIKWDFGDGTTSTESNPSHTYTTGFYIVRLTATNGDKSSTTANIVIVGR